In Rutidosis leptorrhynchoides isolate AG116_Rl617_1_P2 chromosome 6, CSIRO_AGI_Rlap_v1, whole genome shotgun sequence, the DNA window GGATCAagtaaaagcaaaaaaaaaaaaaaaaaaacctgcatACCTCTCAAGAACAAACTTTCCTTCTTTATACTTCTGAGATTGTTCATGTGCGGTCTCCTGTTATTATAAATAATCATCCCACGTGAAATCGTTAATCTTTTAACACTCTACTCACATAAGAGTAAGAGAGCCAACTCTCAACATATTATAAAAGAAAGATTTCCGCGGCAATATGGGTGATACGCAGTGCATTTTACGCATTTAATTGATGTTAAAATTTGTTGATATCATATTATAAAACTGTGTAATCACTGCAGAAATTCACCAAATAAATACTTGTCCAAATCAGTAGGTTTTGTATATGGTAGGGAAATCCATTAAATCCTGATTAGGTATGCCTAAAGATTTTGTAAATAATTCCTTTTTTGAATAATACATTTGTCGGCTCGTCCCATTTAACACaaaaagaagaagaaattcaaCAAATATGAACATAGGAACTAGGGCCGAGGGAGCTTACGTATTTCCAGCCAACACTTTGTCCACAGCATACGCAATATATATCTGTAACGGTATGCAATCCAGATAACATCATCCTCTCTTGAACAGGTCCAGCTGTAACGTTCACCCTAAAACAAAATGCTTGAAATATAGTGACCCCTGAAGAATTATACTAATGTTGGCCTAAAAAATGGCAATAATGTAACTCGTGGTTAAAGAGACATGGGGCATCAGCTTAAGATTGAACACATGGCACCAGTTTTATGTTGCATGTCCCCCAACGACTCGTCTACCATCGCGGGGTATGTTTGGACTATTGTGCAAGGCTAATGGATTGAGTTACATAATGCTTATACTAATTTCGATATATATTAGCTGAATTTCGCAACTACTGATTTGCTCACTTTTCAAACCAAAATTATACTAGCTTCTTTGGGGCATATatacacaatatatatacatatacatacaagctataaaaataaaatgaaaattcGCATAAATTACTAATCAAGCATCATAGTGAATGAATATTGTATGAGGTATGAACAACTTACACATTGCTAAACAGGTAAGCTTTTCCTCGTCTGCAATAAAACGTCTGATTCAATgaaaaaacatatacatatattagcATGAAAATTTTGTCAAAAACTATGCAACTTCTACAAATTGAAACTTTCTTAAAAATGAAAACCAAAATTTGCATTTTCAAGTTCAAAATTGGTAAATTTACTCATTTAAACCCCTTACAGTTATAGTTTCTTGTTCAAAGATTTTCATCCAGAAAAAACactattaattttattttattttttaatacgtttatgttcattgtttatttttattttttcaaaatgtgaatcaaa includes these proteins:
- the LOC139852871 gene encoding protein yippee-like At5g53940; its protein translation is MGRVFMVELEGRTYQCKLCRTNLVLAENVVSRTFYCRRGKAYLFSNVVNVTAGPVQERMMLSGLHTVTDIYCVCCGQSVGWKYETAHEQSQKYKEGKFVLERGRIIDGAGSEFYLDTRPSSTDAEEA